One part of the bacterium genome encodes these proteins:
- a CDS encoding iron-sulfur cluster assembly protein encodes MVTRDQVIDVLKTCFDPEIPVNIWDLGLIYDITIANGVVDIKMTLTAVGCSMGPQLVSEVEAKLLSVDGVEDCKVEMVWSPPWTPERLSEDGRFSLQAMGYPL; translated from the coding sequence ATGGTCACGCGAGATCAAGTCATCGACGTGCTCAAGACCTGCTTCGATCCGGAGATCCCGGTCAACATCTGGGACCTCGGACTGATCTACGACATCACGATCGCAAACGGGGTCGTGGACATCAAGATGACGCTCACGGCCGTGGGATGCTCGATGGGCCCGCAGCTCGTGAGCGAGGTCGAAGCCAAGCTGCTCAGCGTAGACGGGGTCGAGGACTGCAAGGTCGAGATGGTGTGGAGCCCGCCGTGGACGCCGGAGCGGTTGAGCGAGGACGGCCGGTTCTCGCTCCAAGCGATGGGCTACCCCCTCTAA